Proteins found in one Serratia plymuthica genomic segment:
- a CDS encoding NADH:flavin oxidoreductase, with protein sequence MSQNTSSILFSPFSVRSLRVKNRIVMAPMTRLFAPDGIPGDANAAYYRRRAEGGVGLILSEGTVVDRPASRNDSGIPFFHGEAALAGWKNVIDAVHHAGGRMAPQIWHTGAARYINGWEPDAPVESPSGFDAPGDPRGVAMNEEDIADTVSAFVKAATDAKRLGFDTVEIHGAHGFLIDQFFWAGTNLRTDRYGGPTIKERTRFASEIVSAVRHAVGPDFPIIMRVSQWKQQDFGVRIAETPAAMEAWLLPLVEAGVDILHCSQRRFWEPEFPEIDGENGLNCAGWAKKVTGAATISVGSVGLDNDVTHAFAGKGSAPASLERLIERMEREEFDLIAVGRALLSDPDWVTKVENDNYSTLNGFNPASLVELV encoded by the coding sequence ATGTCTCAAAATACATCCAGCATTCTTTTCAGCCCTTTTTCCGTGCGCTCTCTTCGCGTGAAAAACCGGATCGTAATGGCCCCCATGACGCGACTTTTTGCACCGGACGGTATACCGGGAGACGCAAATGCGGCCTACTACCGGCGTCGTGCAGAGGGAGGCGTAGGCCTGATCCTTTCGGAGGGCACCGTCGTTGATCGCCCGGCGTCACGAAACGATTCCGGCATCCCTTTTTTCCACGGAGAAGCGGCACTGGCCGGCTGGAAAAACGTGATTGATGCCGTGCATCATGCGGGTGGCCGCATGGCACCGCAGATCTGGCATACCGGCGCTGCGCGTTATATCAACGGCTGGGAACCGGATGCCCCTGTGGAAAGCCCGTCAGGTTTCGATGCGCCCGGAGATCCACGCGGCGTTGCAATGAATGAAGAAGATATCGCCGATACCGTTTCGGCTTTCGTAAAGGCGGCAACAGATGCCAAACGTCTGGGCTTCGACACGGTCGAAATCCATGGCGCTCATGGATTTTTGATCGACCAGTTCTTCTGGGCCGGTACTAATCTGCGTACCGATCGCTACGGTGGCCCCACAATCAAAGAGCGTACGCGCTTTGCCAGCGAGATTGTCTCTGCCGTTCGTCATGCCGTCGGCCCTGATTTTCCGATTATCATGCGGGTGAGCCAATGGAAGCAGCAGGACTTCGGGGTACGCATTGCCGAAACCCCGGCGGCGATGGAAGCATGGTTGTTGCCGCTAGTCGAGGCCGGCGTCGATATCCTGCACTGTTCGCAACGCCGCTTCTGGGAGCCGGAATTTCCTGAGATTGACGGTGAAAACGGCCTAAACTGTGCGGGTTGGGCGAAAAAAGTGACCGGAGCCGCGACGATTAGCGTGGGTTCGGTTGGCCTGGATAACGATGTTACCCATGCTTTCGCCGGCAAGGGATCGGCTCCTGCGAGCCTGGAGCGGCTCATTGAGCGCATGGAGCGTGAAGAGTTTGATCTCATCGCCGTGGGGCGCGCCCTGCTGAGCGATCCGGATTGGGTAACGAAAGTGGAAAATGACAATTACTCAACGCTGAACGGGTTTAATCCGGCATCACTGGTTGAATTGGTTTAG
- a CDS encoding AraC family transcriptional regulator has translation MKHELAPHLDLARRHALSGTTFTPIPRVELSVGQGSVDKAPCLYRSMICFILQGSKQVALNEHLLSYDSKHYLISALDLPLTGQIFDAEDGQPYVAVSLVLDPAILSELAATMPPDRERRQSGIGIVINLMNASLRDTLLRLLSLLDTPEDIPVLAPLFERELLYRLLQGPQGQLLRQIAQPEGALNSIRRAVAWIRDNYNTRLRIDALCDISGMSRASLHRHFLAITGSSPLRYQKQLRLQEARQLLLTGEHRASDVAFIVGYESASQFNREYLRQFGAPPGRDMQQIREAIDVSTTTQRHG, from the coding sequence ATGAAACATGAACTTGCCCCCCATCTTGATTTAGCCCGGCGCCATGCCCTGTCGGGGACTACTTTTACACCGATCCCGCGCGTGGAACTTTCCGTCGGCCAGGGTTCTGTAGATAAAGCCCCTTGTCTGTATCGCTCAATGATCTGTTTCATTTTGCAGGGCTCCAAGCAGGTGGCGCTTAACGAGCATCTTCTGAGTTACGACAGTAAACACTATCTCATCAGTGCGCTGGACTTGCCTTTAACCGGGCAAATTTTTGATGCGGAAGATGGGCAGCCTTACGTTGCCGTATCACTGGTGTTGGATCCCGCCATACTGTCGGAATTAGCGGCAACCATGCCACCCGACCGCGAGCGCAGGCAAAGTGGCATAGGTATCGTGATAAACCTGATGAATGCGTCACTTCGCGACACCTTGTTGAGATTGTTGTCTCTGCTGGATACGCCAGAGGATATTCCGGTTCTTGCGCCCCTGTTTGAGCGTGAATTGCTTTATCGCCTCCTGCAGGGCCCACAGGGGCAACTGCTGCGTCAGATTGCCCAACCCGAGGGCGCACTGAACAGTATCCGGCGGGCAGTCGCCTGGATCAGAGATAACTACAATACCCGGCTCCGTATCGATGCACTGTGCGATATCAGCGGTATGAGCCGGGCAAGCCTGCATCGCCATTTTCTTGCGATAACAGGCAGCAGTCCCCTTCGCTACCAGAAACAGCTAAGGCTGCAGGAAGCCCGCCAGCTTTTACTCACCGGCGAACATCGTGCGTCGGACGTTGCCTTTATCGTCGGTTATGAAAGTGCATCGCAGTTTAACCGCGAATATTTGCGACAGTTCGGAGCGCCTCCCGGGCGCGACATGCAACAGATACGAGAGGCGATTGATGTATCGACAACAACACAGCGTCACGGTTAG
- a CDS encoding DUF1852 domain-containing protein, producing MNKDFTFTLKSSVFDENYNPSENTRITTNFANLARGKNRQENLRNTLVMIDNRFNTLAHWDNPKGDRYSVELEIISVEMNVDNNGDSFPVIEILKTNIIDKKTNKRIAGIVGNNFSSYVRDYDFSVLLSAHNKNQPQFSIPANFGELHGNIFKYFINSEAYRDNFNKNPVICLSVSSKNTYYRTGNEHPVLGVEYQQDEPSLTDAYFNKMGLQVRYFMPKHSVAPLAFYFNGDLLSDYTDLELISTISTMETFQKIYRPEIYNANSAAGQYYQPSLNQQDYSLTRIVYDREERSHLAIEQGKFTEENFIKPYQTILEQWSANYAA from the coding sequence ATGAATAAAGATTTTACATTTACGCTTAAGAGCAGTGTTTTCGATGAAAACTATAACCCTTCCGAAAATACGCGTATCACCACCAACTTCGCTAATTTGGCCAGAGGAAAGAACCGCCAGGAGAACTTGCGCAATACGTTAGTGATGATTGACAATCGTTTCAATACGCTGGCGCATTGGGACAACCCCAAAGGCGATCGTTATTCTGTCGAACTTGAAATCATCTCTGTCGAGATGAATGTTGACAACAATGGCGACAGCTTCCCAGTCATTGAGATATTAAAAACCAACATTATCGATAAAAAAACTAACAAACGCATTGCAGGTATTGTTGGCAATAACTTCTCCTCTTATGTGCGCGATTATGACTTTAGCGTATTGCTGTCGGCGCACAATAAGAACCAACCTCAATTCAGCATTCCAGCTAATTTTGGCGAGTTACACGGGAATATATTTAAATATTTTATTAACTCAGAGGCGTACAGAGATAACTTTAATAAAAACCCTGTTATATGCCTAAGCGTTTCGAGTAAAAACACCTATTACCGGACCGGTAATGAGCACCCTGTACTGGGCGTAGAATATCAGCAAGATGAACCTTCATTGACCGATGCCTATTTCAATAAAATGGGGTTACAGGTTCGCTACTTTATGCCTAAACATAGCGTTGCGCCTTTGGCATTTTATTTTAACGGCGACTTGCTCAGCGATTACACCGATCTTGAACTTATCAGTACCATCAGTACGATGGAGACGTTCCAAAAAATTTACCGGCCTGAGATTTACAATGCCAATTCTGCGGCAGGGCAATATTATCAGCCAAGCTTGAACCAACAGGATTATTCGTTAACCCGGATCGTTTATGATCGAGAAGAACGTAGCCACTTGGCTATTGAGCAGGGAAAGTTTACTGAAGAGAATTTCATCAAACCATACCAAACTATTCTTGAACAATGGTCTGCTAACTACGCTGCTTGA
- a CDS encoding substrate-binding domain-containing protein has product MQKIYRSLLATLVLSSVSTGVLAKDVTVMISGGFKAALEKLAPQFEAKSGDKIILISGPSMGKTPQAIPARLARGEKADVVIMVGDALKNLEKDNWIQPGSRVELADSPIGMVVKQGDPKPNIQKDSDLRNTLLQAKSIAYSDSASGRYVSDQLFKKLGIEDQVKEKAHMIERIPVASEVAQGKYAVGFQQVSELLPVAGVTFIGELPDDVQYITRFAGAVTAKAEHRQEGKALLDFLSSAEAQNTIRATGMRAVKAEQPVKQRDTVQ; this is encoded by the coding sequence ATGCAAAAAATTTATCGTTCACTGCTCGCCACGCTGGTGCTTTCCTCTGTCAGCACCGGAGTGCTGGCCAAAGACGTGACCGTCATGATTTCAGGCGGGTTTAAAGCCGCACTGGAAAAACTGGCCCCGCAATTTGAAGCCAAGAGCGGCGACAAAATCATTTTGATTTCCGGCCCTTCTATGGGGAAAACCCCCCAGGCGATCCCGGCGCGTCTGGCTCGCGGAGAAAAGGCCGATGTGGTGATTATGGTGGGTGATGCGCTGAAAAACCTGGAAAAGGATAACTGGATCCAACCGGGTTCGCGCGTGGAGCTGGCCGACTCGCCAATTGGCATGGTGGTCAAGCAAGGCGACCCCAAACCCAATATCCAAAAGGATAGCGATCTGCGCAATACCCTGCTGCAGGCCAAATCCATTGCCTATTCGGACAGTGCCAGCGGCCGCTATGTCAGCGACCAGCTGTTCAAAAAACTGGGCATCGAAGATCAGGTGAAAGAGAAAGCGCACATGATTGAGCGCATTCCGGTGGCATCCGAGGTGGCGCAAGGGAAATATGCGGTAGGTTTCCAGCAAGTGAGTGAATTGCTGCCGGTTGCGGGCGTCACCTTTATTGGCGAGCTGCCTGACGATGTGCAGTACATTACCCGCTTTGCCGGCGCGGTCACCGCCAAAGCGGAACACCGCCAGGAAGGCAAAGCGCTACTGGATTTCCTGTCTTCCGCCGAGGCGCAAAACACCATTCGCGCCACCGGGATGAGAGCCGTGAAAGCTGAACAGCCGGTTAAACAGCGTGATACTGTTCAGTGA
- a CDS encoding SDR family NAD(P)-dependent oxidoreductase, protein MTHQIALITGASRGLGRNIALHLAKRGIHIIGTYRSGVAQADTLKQEIEALGGKAAMLSLDITDSAGYQAFSEEVAATLKTRFGRDRFDFLINNAGNGLFANFADATIEQFDSLAATHLRGPIFMTQKLLPLLEDGGRILNVSSGFVRFTLPGYSLYAAMKAAVEVLTRFMAVELGSRQIRVNAIAPGAIATDFGGGAVRDNKEVNDFVAQGIALGRVGLPDDIGRAVAAILSEDLAWANGTTFDISGGQLL, encoded by the coding sequence ATGACCCATCAGATTGCACTCATCACCGGCGCCAGCCGCGGCCTCGGGCGCAACATAGCGCTTCACCTCGCGAAACGCGGGATCCACATCATCGGCACCTATCGTAGCGGCGTTGCGCAAGCCGATACGCTTAAACAAGAAATAGAGGCACTGGGCGGCAAGGCTGCGATGCTGTCGCTCGATATTACGGACAGCGCCGGCTATCAGGCTTTTTCAGAAGAAGTCGCGGCTACGCTAAAGACCAGATTCGGCCGCGATCGCTTCGACTTCCTCATCAACAATGCCGGCAATGGTCTCTTTGCAAACTTTGCCGATGCGACCATCGAACAGTTTGATTCGCTGGCCGCTACCCACCTTCGTGGCCCGATTTTCATGACGCAGAAGCTTTTACCCCTGCTGGAAGACGGTGGCCGTATCCTGAACGTTTCTTCAGGCTTCGTGCGCTTTACTCTGCCGGGATACAGCCTGTATGCGGCAATGAAGGCCGCAGTGGAGGTGTTGACCCGTTTTATGGCCGTAGAACTAGGCTCGCGTCAGATCCGGGTTAACGCCATTGCGCCGGGAGCGATCGCTACCGATTTTGGCGGTGGCGCGGTACGCGACAATAAAGAGGTGAATGATTTTGTGGCTCAGGGGATCGCGCTGGGGCGTGTGGGGCTGCCGGACGATATAGGCCGTGCAGTCGCCGCTATCCTCTCTGAGGACCTGGCCTGGGCAAACGGCACAACGTTCGATATTTCTGGCGGCCAGTTGCTGTAA
- a CDS encoding methionine synthase, producing the protein MKKLLPTSTAGSLPKPSWLAQPETLWSPWKLQDQELIDGKQDALRLCLEDQQQAGIDIVSDGEQTRQHFVTTFIEHLNGVDFEKREIVKIRNRYDASVPTVVGPVSRQKSVFVEDARFLRQQTDQPIKWALPGPMTMIDTLYDNHYKSREKLAWEFAKILNEEAKELEAVGVDIIQFDEPAFNVFFDEVNDWGIATLERAIEGLKCETAVHICYGYGIKANTDWKKTLGTEWRQYEEIFPKLQKSNIDIISLECQNSHVPMELMELIRGKKVMVGAIDVASNTIETPEEVAATLRKALQFVDADKLYPCTNCGMIPLPRGVARGKLDALSAGAEIVRKELLAK; encoded by the coding sequence ATGAAAAAGTTATTACCGACGTCCACTGCCGGCAGTTTACCCAAGCCCTCTTGGCTGGCACAACCTGAGACACTTTGGTCACCCTGGAAATTGCAGGACCAGGAATTAATTGACGGCAAACAGGATGCCCTGCGTTTGTGCCTGGAAGATCAGCAGCAGGCTGGTATCGATATTGTCAGTGACGGCGAGCAAACGCGCCAACATTTTGTCACTACCTTTATTGAGCACCTCAACGGTGTTGATTTCGAGAAACGCGAGATCGTTAAAATCCGTAATCGCTATGATGCAAGCGTACCGACCGTCGTTGGCCCCGTAAGTCGCCAAAAATCCGTTTTTGTCGAAGATGCCAGGTTCTTGCGCCAGCAAACCGACCAACCGATCAAATGGGCCCTGCCAGGCCCTATGACCATGATAGATACGCTGTATGATAACCACTATAAAAGCCGCGAAAAGCTGGCCTGGGAATTCGCTAAAATTCTCAATGAAGAAGCCAAAGAGTTAGAAGCTGTCGGTGTCGATATCATCCAATTTGATGAGCCCGCCTTTAACGTTTTCTTTGATGAGGTGAACGATTGGGGAATCGCCACATTAGAAAGAGCCATTGAAGGGCTTAAATGCGAAACGGCTGTACACATCTGCTACGGTTATGGCATCAAAGCCAATACGGATTGGAAAAAGACGCTGGGAACAGAGTGGCGGCAATATGAAGAGATTTTTCCAAAACTGCAAAAATCCAATATCGATATCATCTCGCTGGAATGTCAGAACTCCCATGTTCCCATGGAGCTAATGGAACTCATTCGCGGTAAAAAGGTGATGGTTGGGGCCATTGACGTGGCAAGCAATACCATTGAGACGCCGGAGGAAGTCGCCGCGACGCTTCGAAAAGCGCTTCAGTTTGTCGACGCCGACAAACTCTACCCTTGCACTAACTGCGGCATGATCCCTTTACCTCGCGGCGTAGCAAGAGGCAAGCTGGATGCGTTAAGTGCAGGCGCAGAAATCGTCCGCAAAGAACTCTTGGCCAAATAA
- a CDS encoding YbhB/YbcL family Raf kinase inhibitor-like protein, producing the protein MKLYSHSFKDGEVIPGKNSFAVYDPENRIRLSDNLNPHLAWEDVPAGTQALVLLCHDPDVPTRAEDVNQPGKTVSASLPRADFYHWSLLNIPADQGEIIEGAQSSGISARGKPGPSAPGGLTHGINDYTAWFAGDESMAGTYYGYDGPCPPWNDELVHHYIFTLYAIPTPALNVEGELTGANVRRALENSNVLATATLTGIYTLNPDVHV; encoded by the coding sequence ATGAAATTATACAGCCACAGTTTTAAAGACGGTGAGGTCATCCCAGGCAAGAACAGCTTTGCCGTTTATGATCCTGAAAACCGTATTCGTTTATCCGACAACCTCAACCCGCACCTTGCCTGGGAAGACGTGCCGGCAGGCACACAGGCGCTGGTGCTTCTGTGCCACGATCCCGATGTTCCAACCCGTGCAGAAGACGTTAATCAACCGGGGAAAACCGTTTCGGCGTCTCTGCCCCGGGCAGATTTCTATCACTGGTCGCTGTTGAACATTCCGGCGGATCAAGGCGAAATCATTGAAGGCGCTCAGTCCAGCGGCATTTCTGCCAGAGGCAAGCCAGGCCCTTCCGCTCCGGGCGGCCTGACTCATGGCATCAATGATTACACCGCGTGGTTTGCCGGCGATGAGTCGATGGCCGGAACATATTATGGCTATGATGGCCCCTGCCCGCCGTGGAATGATGAATTGGTTCATCATTACATCTTCACGTTATATGCGATTCCGACGCCGGCATTAAACGTAGAGGGGGAGCTGACTGGCGCTAACGTTCGTCGTGCGCTGGAAAACAGCAATGTACTGGCGACGGCCACGCTGACAGGGATCTATACCCTGAATCCGGACGTCCACGTTTAA
- a CDS encoding LysR family transcriptional regulator, translating into MPVNFDLNDLYAFRALVEYGNFRLAAESICLSQSALSRRIEKLESALGIKLFDRTTRRVTLTLYGQTFAGRSDQLLANVELVLADINKVSQDRVGLVTVATVPSAAYYFMPDVIRRFQARYPRVRVKLIDSSAGNVIEAVASGQADFGICFATSLQPNIEFLPLVGDVYVAACRRDHPIASKKSLTWREFYQQDYVGLDKTSGNRNLLDQMLEHIIPERPSICETRHVTTMLGMVEAGVGIAAVPAMSMPASEHSVLTHLPLTDPVVKRTVGLIRRSGRMQSYVAAELEKLITEQYHAV; encoded by the coding sequence ATGCCCGTGAATTTTGATCTCAACGATCTTTATGCCTTCCGAGCGCTGGTCGAATACGGCAATTTTCGGCTTGCCGCGGAGTCCATCTGTCTTTCGCAGTCGGCATTGAGCCGCAGGATAGAGAAACTGGAATCCGCGCTGGGGATTAAATTGTTCGACAGAACCACCCGACGCGTCACGCTGACGCTATATGGGCAGACCTTTGCCGGGCGTTCGGATCAGCTACTGGCGAATGTCGAGTTGGTGTTGGCGGATATCAATAAGGTCAGTCAGGATCGCGTGGGGCTGGTCACCGTCGCTACTGTGCCCTCGGCGGCCTACTATTTCATGCCCGACGTGATCCGCCGTTTCCAGGCCCGCTACCCACGGGTACGCGTCAAGCTTATCGACAGCAGTGCGGGTAACGTCATCGAAGCGGTTGCCAGCGGGCAGGCGGATTTCGGCATCTGTTTCGCGACAAGCCTGCAACCCAATATCGAATTTTTGCCGCTGGTGGGGGATGTCTACGTGGCTGCCTGCAGGCGCGATCATCCCATCGCCAGTAAAAAAAGCCTGACCTGGCGCGAGTTTTATCAGCAGGATTATGTGGGGCTGGATAAGACGTCCGGTAACCGCAATCTGCTCGATCAGATGCTGGAGCACATTATTCCGGAGCGCCCCAGCATCTGCGAAACCCGCCATGTGACGACCATGCTGGGCATGGTTGAAGCGGGCGTCGGCATTGCCGCCGTGCCCGCCATGTCGATGCCGGCGTCAGAGCATTCGGTGCTGACGCACCTGCCGCTGACCGACCCGGTGGTAAAGCGCACTGTTGGCCTGATCAGGCGCAGCGGGCGCATGCAGTCCTACGTTGCCGCCGAGCTGGAAAAGCTGATCACTGAACAGTATCACGCTGTTTAA
- a CDS encoding tautomerase family protein → MPGITLTLSGLKNQKLTQKCVLLATQITCDVLRKNSFETMVIVRHVDDDDWFIDGKSLAEWGKNSFRLEVTIVDETCSKDQKSAYQKAIYDAMEQAIGNLHPQSNVHIIDCKAASYGYTGITQEYRYQHKDEFYKE, encoded by the coding sequence ATGCCTGGTATAACCCTGACGCTGTCTGGCTTAAAGAATCAAAAACTAACCCAAAAGTGTGTACTTTTAGCGACTCAAATCACATGCGATGTTTTAAGGAAAAATAGCTTCGAAACTATGGTCATAGTGAGACATGTCGATGATGACGACTGGTTTATTGATGGCAAAAGCCTGGCTGAATGGGGCAAAAATTCGTTTAGACTCGAAGTCACTATCGTGGATGAAACCTGTAGTAAGGACCAGAAATCGGCATACCAAAAAGCAATTTACGACGCGATGGAGCAAGCCATTGGTAACCTGCATCCTCAGTCGAATGTTCATATAATCGACTGTAAAGCGGCTTCATACGGATACACGGGAATCACTCAAGAGTATCGATATCAGCATAAAGACGAGTTTTACAAAGAATAA
- a CDS encoding MFS transporter: MHSPNAPMTTRARIGAILRVTSGNFLEQFDFFLFGFYATYIAHTFFPASSEFASLMMTFAVFGAGFLMRPIGAIVLGAYIDKVGRRKGLIVTLSIMAAGTFLIVLIPSYQTIGLWAPLLVLAGRLLQGFSAGAELGGVSVYLAEIATPGRKGFYTSWQSGSQQVAIMVAAAMGFALNAFMEESAIREWGWRLPFLFGCLIVPFIFFLRRKLEETQEFTARRNHLAMRDVFKTLLANWQVVIAGMLMVAMTTTAFYLITVYAPTFGKKVLMLSASDSLLVTLLVAISNFLWLPVGGALSDRFGRKRVLVTMALLALVTAYPALSLLAEAPSFSMMLTVLLWLSFLYGLYNGAMIPALTEIMPTEVRVAGFSLAYSLATAVFGGFTPVISTALIEYTGDKASPGYWMSFAALCALLATLYLYRRSTLSLQTAR; encoded by the coding sequence ATGCATTCACCTAACGCACCCATGACGACTCGGGCAAGGATCGGCGCGATACTGCGCGTGACCTCCGGCAACTTTCTGGAGCAGTTCGATTTCTTCCTGTTCGGGTTTTATGCCACCTACATCGCCCACACCTTTTTCCCGGCCAGCAGTGAATTCGCTTCGCTGATGATGACCTTCGCGGTCTTTGGCGCGGGCTTTTTGATGCGCCCTATCGGCGCAATAGTGCTGGGCGCATACATCGATAAAGTCGGCAGACGCAAGGGGCTGATTGTTACCCTGTCGATCATGGCCGCAGGGACCTTCCTGATTGTCCTTATCCCGTCCTATCAGACGATTGGCCTCTGGGCACCGTTGCTGGTGCTGGCCGGCCGTTTATTGCAAGGCTTCTCTGCGGGCGCCGAGCTGGGCGGCGTATCGGTTTACCTGGCTGAGATCGCCACGCCAGGCCGTAAAGGCTTTTACACCAGCTGGCAGTCCGGCAGCCAGCAAGTGGCCATTATGGTGGCTGCGGCGATGGGCTTCGCACTGAATGCCTTCATGGAGGAAAGCGCCATTCGCGAGTGGGGCTGGCGTCTGCCTTTCCTGTTCGGCTGCCTGATTGTGCCTTTCATCTTTTTCCTGCGCCGCAAACTGGAAGAAACCCAGGAGTTCACCGCCCGCCGCAACCACCTGGCGATGCGCGACGTGTTTAAAACCCTCCTGGCGAACTGGCAGGTGGTTATCGCCGGCATGCTGATGGTCGCCATGACCACCACCGCGTTTTATCTGATCACCGTCTATGCGCCGACCTTCGGTAAAAAAGTGCTGATGCTCAGCGCCTCCGACAGCCTGCTGGTGACCCTGCTGGTGGCGATCTCCAACTTCCTTTGGCTGCCGGTAGGCGGCGCCCTTTCGGACCGTTTTGGCCGCAAGCGCGTCCTGGTGACCATGGCGCTGCTGGCGCTGGTCACTGCCTATCCGGCACTTAGCCTGCTTGCCGAAGCCCCCAGCTTTTCGATGATGCTGACGGTACTGCTGTGGCTGTCCTTCCTCTACGGCCTCTACAACGGCGCCATGATCCCGGCGTTAACCGAGATCATGCCGACGGAGGTCCGGGTTGCCGGTTTCTCGCTGGCCTACAGCCTGGCGACTGCCGTCTTTGGCGGGTTTACGCCGGTTATTTCTACCGCACTGATTGAGTACACCGGCGATAAAGCCTCACCCGGCTACTGGATGAGCTTTGCGGCGCTATGCGCATTACTGGCGACGCTTTATCTGTACCGCCGCAGCACGTTGTCACTACAAACCGCACGTTAA
- a CDS encoding winged helix-turn-helix transcriptional regulator, which yields MLTLHPQCFSSDCPSRALFDQIADKWSMMVLAVVDDEPQRFNAIRRRLEGVSQKALTQCLRRLERNGLISRQVISFSPVAVQYEITQLGRTLQTPFRELHQWTLDKLSEVEAARLQFDQAAGMK from the coding sequence ATGCTGACTTTACACCCGCAGTGCTTCTCGTCGGATTGCCCAAGCCGGGCATTGTTCGATCAAATCGCAGACAAATGGTCGATGATGGTTCTGGCTGTCGTTGATGATGAACCACAGCGCTTCAACGCCATCAGACGTCGTCTTGAGGGCGTTTCGCAGAAGGCCCTGACGCAATGCCTGCGGCGGCTGGAACGTAATGGACTGATCTCGCGACAGGTTATCTCTTTCTCGCCTGTGGCCGTGCAGTACGAAATTACGCAACTGGGCCGGACCTTGCAGACACCCTTTCGCGAACTGCACCAATGGACGCTCGATAAATTGTCTGAAGTCGAAGCAGCCAGACTGCAGTTTGATCAGGCAGCCGGGATGAAGTGA
- a CDS encoding AraC family transcriptional regulator gives MTRESRLVVPDEQDAMSNESLSWSDYCGHNLSRDNLVSVAYPQLRVGQSTPSFCFFELTVLIVLAGRIEFLTSGESHSLAEAAAVGFIDQGVIADYTKYPPDNGSPFRSLFLTFSADVLESFYQFSQSHLSLSGERKKPKFTATTLNGALRESLQTLLKNLAQPNLSDARIRLRIFDLLLVLAEQNIHFALPRRQGVLPRLSNLLRASPETDWTARSAGEALAMSESTLRRRLREEGSRFEKLLVDIRMHHGLMLIQTTRWNMAQVADACGYKSVSRFAERFTQRFGLPPSRLR, from the coding sequence ATGACCAGAGAAAGTCGGTTAGTTGTCCCGGATGAACAAGACGCCATGAGCAATGAATCGCTTTCCTGGTCAGACTATTGTGGCCACAATCTCAGCCGCGATAATCTGGTTTCGGTGGCTTATCCGCAGCTCAGGGTGGGGCAAAGCACACCCTCATTTTGCTTCTTCGAACTGACGGTGCTCATCGTACTGGCGGGGAGAATTGAATTTCTGACCTCAGGAGAAAGCCATAGCCTGGCTGAGGCTGCCGCCGTGGGGTTTATAGATCAGGGCGTCATTGCCGATTATACCAAGTACCCTCCGGATAACGGCTCCCCGTTCCGATCGCTGTTTCTGACTTTCAGCGCCGATGTGCTGGAATCTTTTTATCAGTTCTCGCAAAGCCATTTATCTCTCTCGGGTGAGAGAAAGAAGCCGAAATTTACCGCGACGACGCTTAACGGCGCGCTGCGAGAGTCGTTGCAAACGCTGCTGAAAAACCTGGCGCAGCCGAATCTCAGTGATGCAAGAATACGTTTGAGGATATTCGACTTGCTGCTGGTACTGGCAGAACAAAACATTCATTTTGCTCTGCCCCGGCGACAGGGCGTTTTACCGCGCTTAAGCAATCTGCTGCGCGCTTCGCCAGAAACCGACTGGACCGCACGCTCTGCCGGCGAAGCGCTGGCGATGAGCGAATCCACCCTGCGCAGACGCTTACGCGAAGAGGGTAGCCGCTTTGAGAAGCTGCTCGTGGATATACGCATGCACCACGGCCTGATGCTGATACAGACCACCCGCTGGAACATGGCGCAGGTGGCCGATGCCTGCGGCTACAAATCGGTTTCGCGTTTTGCTGAACGATTCACCCAGCGCTTTGGCCTGCCGCCCTCACGGTTGCGCTAG